A portion of the Musa acuminata AAA Group cultivar baxijiao chromosome BXJ1-1, Cavendish_Baxijiao_AAA, whole genome shotgun sequence genome contains these proteins:
- the LOC103992735 gene encoding acid phosphatase 1 — protein sequence MEEQAAIHMPRKKMRGEVILLCLWLCTGLVAGDWNILSYITSKREDDRNSNVEFSLRNYCESWRMNAELNNIRGFEVVPGECVGYIGAYMTSTQYEVDVQLAAEESLLFLTDSFQPSGDGKDAWIFDLDDVLLSTVPYFKMHDFGGTKTNRGSLEAWMREGNAPAIEHMLTLFYLIRGKGLKVFILSSRAEYLREATVENLIAVGYHGWTDLILRSEEDKYTCAEEYKAKQRSKLVHEGYRLWGIVGSQWSSLGGYTTARRIFKLPNPMYYEY from the exons ATGGAAGAACAAGCAGCGATTCATATGCCGAGGAAGAAGATGAGAGGGGAGGTCATCCTACTGTGTCTGTGGCTGTGCACGGGGCTTGTGGCTGGGGACTGGAACATCCTCAGCTACATCACTAGCAAGAGAGAGGATGACAGGAACAGCAACGTGGAGTTCAGCCTGAGGAACTACTGCGAGAGCTGGCGGATGAACGCGGAGCTGAACAACATCCGGGGGTTCGAGGTGGTGCCAGGGGAGTGCGTCGGCTACATCGGCGCCTACATGACGTCGACGCAGTACGAGGTGGACGTCCAGCTCGCCGCCGAGGAGTCCCTCTTGTTCCTCACCGACAGCTTTCAGCCCTCCGGCGACGGCAAGGACGCATGGATCTTCGACCTCGACGACGTCCTCCTCTCCACCGTGCCCTACTTCAAGATGCACGACTTCGG AGGAACCAAGACAAACAGAGGGAGCCTCGAGGCATGGATGAGGGAGGGCAATGCGCCTGCCATCGAGCACATGCTGACACTCTTCTACCTAATCAGAGGAAAAGGGTTGAAGGTCTTCATCCTCTCTTCCAGAGCAGAGTATCTCAGAGAAGCGACCGTCGAAAACCTCATCGCCGTCGGCTATCATGGTTGGACTGATCTCATCCTCAG GTCGGAGGAGGACAAATATACCTGCGCAGAGGAGTACAAGGCAAAACAGAGGAGCAAGTTGGTCCACGAAGGCTACCGCCTGTGGGGAATTGTTGGGAGCCAATGGAGCAGCCTCGGGGGTTACACCACCGCCCGAAGAATCTTCAAGCTCCCAAACCCTATGTACTATGAGTATTAG